A stretch of Cumulibacter manganitolerans DNA encodes these proteins:
- a CDS encoding energy-coupling factor ABC transporter ATP-binding protein yields the protein MSTIRLDGVSVTVPTPTHDLTIFETTDLELTERRIALIGENGSGKSTLARLLNGLVAPTRGRVSVDGLDVVRDGTAVRRKVGFVFTDPAAQIVMPTVIEDIALSLRRTHRRSAERREAARRVLAEYGLEALAERSVHGLSGGQRQLLALAGVLAIGPDVIVADEPTTLLDLRNARRIGDLLMGLPAQVIVVTHDLDLAARCDRGIVVARGAVAFDGSAADAVEHYRRSVLEDA from the coding sequence GTGAGCACCATCCGGCTGGACGGCGTCAGCGTCACCGTGCCGACGCCCACCCACGACCTCACCATTTTCGAGACGACCGACCTCGAGCTGACCGAGCGTCGGATCGCCCTGATCGGGGAGAACGGATCCGGCAAGTCGACCCTCGCCCGGCTGCTGAACGGGCTGGTCGCACCCACCCGCGGCCGGGTGAGCGTGGACGGCCTGGACGTCGTCCGCGACGGCACGGCCGTGCGCCGCAAGGTCGGCTTCGTGTTCACCGACCCCGCCGCGCAGATCGTGATGCCCACGGTCATCGAGGACATCGCGCTGTCGTTGCGCCGGACGCACCGCAGGTCCGCGGAGCGGCGAGAGGCCGCCCGTCGGGTGCTCGCCGAGTACGGGCTCGAGGCGCTCGCGGAGCGCTCGGTGCACGGGCTGTCCGGCGGACAGCGGCAGCTGCTGGCGCTGGCAGGCGTCCTCGCGATCGGTCCGGACGTGATCGTCGCGGACGAGCCCACCACGCTGCTCGACCTGCGCAATGCCCGGCGAATAGGCGATCTGCTGATGGGGCTGCCCGCGCAGGTGATCGTCGTGACGCACGATCTCGACCTCGCCGCGCGATGCGATCGGGGCATCGTCGTCGCGCGCGGTGCCGTGGCGTTCGACGGCTCTGCGGCCGACGCGGTGGAGCACTACCGACGCTCCGTCCTGGAGGACGCGTGA
- a CDS encoding energy-coupling factor transporter transmembrane component T family protein: protein MIGVYQPGDSPLHRLPASAKLAALLVLGIALAVIPGWPSAVAALVVSVLIAAVSGMRFAVMLRRMLGLALVVGTLAGYLTWQHGWERAVGVVGDLLALALLATVVTATTPVDAVLDAVARAVRPLARIGVNPEQVALAFSLVLRGIPTTLEIADETRMAARARGLQRDPRALLSPMVIRTVAHARATGEALHARGVLD from the coding sequence GTGATCGGCGTCTACCAGCCGGGCGACTCGCCGCTGCACCGGCTCCCGGCGTCCGCCAAGCTGGCCGCGTTGCTGGTGCTGGGGATCGCGCTCGCCGTCATCCCCGGGTGGCCGAGCGCCGTGGCTGCGCTCGTCGTGAGTGTGCTGATCGCCGCCGTGTCGGGGATGCGGTTCGCGGTGATGCTGCGCCGGATGCTCGGCCTGGCGCTCGTCGTGGGCACCCTGGCCGGCTACCTCACCTGGCAGCACGGCTGGGAGCGTGCCGTCGGCGTCGTCGGTGACCTGCTCGCCCTGGCCCTGCTCGCCACGGTCGTCACCGCGACGACCCCGGTGGACGCCGTGCTCGACGCCGTCGCGCGCGCGGTCCGTCCGCTCGCGCGGATCGGCGTGAATCCGGAGCAGGTGGCGCTGGCGTTCTCCCTCGTGCTGCGCGGGATCCCCACGACGCTGGAGATCGCCGACGAGACGCGGATGGCCGCGCGAGCCCGCGGGCTGCAGCGCGACCCGCGGGCGCTGCTGTCGCCGATGGTGATCCGAACCGTCGCGCACGCGCGAGCGACAGGCGAGGCGTTGCACGCCCGCGGCGTGCTCGACTGA